In a genomic window of Streptomyces sp. NBC_01231:
- a CDS encoding sulfatase, translating to MSLFTRSRQLPDAEGEAVPDGGNSAATDGTREDKATGESGEDVDTAEGTAAEAEEAAPAEDKSAGTPADEEKVAVPEKSDDSASDDTADEEKAATPEDSDNTADEPVEAATEDRPDPGESPGSPKPGWFGWRRRYPGAARGVAVGTSVLAGVMVLAALLMPNRLDKLTLFSFFRVPVEGIVLACLLLALPGKPRRITAVVSGAVLGLFTVLKFLDMGFNQFLARPFDLVFDWILLDDAADFVRESFGRSGEVLAIAAVIVLLIAVLALSTLAVVRLTNVMARHRAAAIQTTLVLGTAWVTCFTLGVQVGGVTIATKGNTEFLANRVESVRNGLGDAKVFEKQAKVDAFAATPPNQLLTGLRGKDVLFTFIESYGRVALDDPAMAPQMDATLKEGTSRIKAAGFESRSAWLRSPVAGAGSWLAHSTFLSGLWVKNQQRYRSLTTGDRATLTSYFQKTGAWRTVGIVPGVRKAWPEGKYFGLDHIYDSTHLGYQGPYFSWTPVPDQFSMEAFERLEHGKKDRDPIMAEIILASSHNPWSPIARMTDWDKLGDGSVFEKIKKEGTDPKEVWQKPERVRTEYRRAIQYSVNSLTQWLERYGDDNTVLVFLGDHQPVPTVTAGSSSKDVPITIVARDKKVLDRISDWGWTDGLKPAENAPAWGMDKFRDRFMTAYQK from the coding sequence GTGTCTCTCTTCACTCGCTCTCGTCAACTGCCCGACGCCGAGGGTGAGGCGGTCCCGGACGGCGGCAACTCCGCTGCGACTGACGGGACGAGAGAGGACAAGGCGACCGGGGAGTCGGGCGAGGACGTCGACACGGCGGAGGGGACGGCCGCGGAGGCGGAAGAAGCCGCACCGGCCGAGGACAAGAGCGCAGGAACACCGGCCGACGAGGAGAAGGTCGCCGTGCCGGAGAAGTCGGACGACTCCGCCTCGGACGACACCGCCGACGAGGAGAAGGCCGCCACGCCCGAGGACTCGGACAACACCGCCGACGAACCCGTGGAAGCGGCGACCGAGGACCGGCCCGACCCCGGCGAGTCCCCTGGCTCCCCGAAACCCGGCTGGTTCGGATGGCGCCGCCGCTATCCCGGCGCCGCACGCGGTGTGGCCGTAGGAACGAGCGTGCTGGCCGGTGTGATGGTGCTGGCCGCGCTGCTCATGCCCAACCGGCTCGACAAGCTCACGCTGTTCTCCTTCTTCCGCGTGCCGGTCGAGGGGATCGTCCTGGCGTGCCTGCTGCTCGCGCTCCCTGGGAAGCCGCGGCGGATCACGGCCGTCGTCTCAGGCGCCGTCCTCGGACTGTTCACCGTTCTGAAGTTCCTGGACATGGGCTTCAACCAGTTTCTGGCCCGGCCGTTCGACCTCGTCTTCGACTGGATCCTGCTGGACGACGCCGCGGACTTCGTCAGGGAATCGTTCGGCCGCTCGGGCGAGGTGCTCGCGATAGCCGCGGTGATCGTCCTGCTGATCGCCGTGCTCGCACTGAGCACGCTCGCGGTGGTGCGGTTGACGAACGTCATGGCCCGGCACCGTGCGGCGGCCATCCAGACCACCCTCGTCCTGGGCACCGCGTGGGTCACCTGCTTCACGCTGGGCGTACAGGTCGGCGGAGTCACGATCGCGACCAAGGGCAACACCGAGTTCCTCGCCAACCGTGTGGAGAGCGTGCGCAACGGCCTGGGCGACGCCAAGGTCTTCGAGAAGCAGGCCAAGGTCGACGCCTTCGCCGCCACCCCGCCCAACCAGCTGCTGACCGGACTGCGCGGCAAGGACGTCCTGTTCACCTTCATCGAGAGCTACGGCCGTGTCGCCCTCGACGATCCGGCGATGGCGCCGCAGATGGACGCGACCCTGAAGGAGGGCACGAGCCGGATCAAGGCGGCCGGGTTCGAGTCGCGCAGCGCCTGGCTCAGGTCGCCGGTGGCGGGAGCCGGCAGCTGGCTCGCCCACTCGACGTTCCTGTCCGGCCTGTGGGTCAAGAACCAGCAGCGGTACCGGAGCCTGACCACCGGCGACCGCGCGACCCTCACCAGCTACTTCCAGAAGACCGGTGCCTGGCGCACGGTCGGCATCGTTCCCGGTGTGCGCAAGGCCTGGCCCGAGGGCAAGTACTTCGGTCTCGACCACATCTACGACTCCACGCACCTCGGCTACCAGGGCCCGTACTTCAGCTGGACGCCCGTGCCGGACCAGTTCAGCATGGAGGCCTTCGAACGCCTGGAGCACGGCAAGAAGGACCGCGATCCGATCATGGCGGAGATCATCCTTGCCTCCAGTCACAACCCCTGGTCCCCCATCGCCCGCATGACCGACTGGGACAAGCTCGGCGACGGCTCCGTCTTCGAGAAGATCAAGAAGGAGGGCACGGACCCCAAGGAGGTCTGGCAGAAGCCGGAGCGCGTCCGCACCGAGTACCGGCGCGCCATCCAGTACTCCGTGAACAGCCTGACCCAGTGGCTGGAGCGCTACGGCGACGACAACACGGTTCTCGTCTTCCTCGGCGACCACCAGCCGGTTCCCACGGTCACGGCCGGCAGCTCCAGCAAGGACGTGCCGATCACGATCGTCGCCCGCGACAAGAAGGTGCTGGACAGGATCTCCGACTGGGGCTGGACCGACGGGCTCAAGCCTGCCGAGAACGCACCGGCATGGGGCATGGACAAGTTCCGCGACCGCTTCATGACGGCGTACCAGAAGTGA